The Candidatus Hydrogenedentota bacterium genome segment CCCGTAAAAGCAGCCGTGACATGCAAGAACAAGCCCAAAAACAAGAAGCCCTAAAAAAGGAAATGGAAACGCGCGCACACGATTTTGAAGAACAAATCAAAGCGATTGTCTCTCAATCAGCGCAGATATCGTTGACCCGAGACACCCTGCATAAGGAAGTACTGGAAACGCAAAAGGAACAAGCCTTTTTGATCGAGTCCAACGACAAATTAACACAGCAGCTGAAAGAAAGCCGTGTTAAAATGGAAGCCGCCCAACGGGGTGTTCATAAACTTGAATTGGAATGTTCACAAAAAGAAGATCGAATGGAGTTTTTCCAAGAACGCATCTCCATGGAATACGGTCTAGCTTTGGCGTCGCTTACCGACGATGACGTGGGTTCCGATGAATACGACGAAGAAGAACGAGATAAATTAATCGAACAAAAGCGCCAAGCACTGCAACGCTTGGGCAGTGTAAATCTCGGCGCTATTGAAGAATACGACGTGTTGGAAAAACGCGCCCAATTCCTCAAGACCCAAAACAATGACTTGGTGCAGGCGCGGGACACATTGCTGGGCGTGGTGAAAAAGATTGATGCCACGACGGAAGACCTTTTCCAGACCACCTTTAACGCTATCTCGGATAATTTCAAACATTATTTCCGGCGCCTATTCAACGGCGGACAAGCACGCCTATTTTTGCTTGATGAAGCGAACCCGCTGGAGTCAGGCATCGAAATTGAAGCGAGGCCTCCCGGCAAAAAACCGCTAACCATCAAATTGTTATCAGGCGGCGAACAAGCCCTCACCGCCATTGCGCTGCTCTTCAGTATTTTTGTTGCCAAGCCCAGCCCTTTCTGCGTACTTGATGAAGTGGATGCGCCGCTGGACGATATTAACGTTACCCGTTTTCTGACCATGGTCGATGAGTTCACGGCAAAGAGCCAGTTCATCATGATCACACACAACAAAAAAACCATGGCCCATTCCGATGCTATTTTTGGCGTCACACAACAAGAACCGGGCGTATCCCAGCTGGTCAGTGTGCGGCTGGAAGAGGCGGAAAAGGTGGCTTCTAATTCATGACCTTCCCCGATCAACATGAGGAGCATTCACCATGAACCCTCCTCCACTCCATGTGCTGCATCTCTTTAGTAATGGCAAATGGACAGGCCCCGCAGAACTGGTACTCAATTTATGCCGCGCCCTGAGAGAGGAAGGGCTCTCCTTGGATTTTGCCTGCTCACCACGAACGGGATCCGGATTCAATAAGGTACAAGAAGAGGCGCGCAAATACGGTATTGAACCGCTGACTTTTTTGCATCTGCCTAAACATCGGCACCCGCTGCGGAACTGGCAAGATATACGGAGTCTGCGGCAGCATCTCCAAGCAAAACATTACGACCTAATCCATTGTCATCTTGACAATGACACGCTAATCGCATTGAAAGCGACGGCATCAATGCCGCACCTTCCCGTAATACGCTCCAGTTATGAAGGTGTCGGTTTTTCACACACACGACGACACAAAAAGCTTGTGCTTCGAAGCAATGCAATTATCGAAGCATCGGAACGGGCACGACACGCCGATCAAGTACAATTTTCTGCTGCGCCTGAAAAATTCTATGTCGTAGATTCTGCTATCGATCTCCAACGCTTTAATCCTGAACGCGCCCTTCCCGATATGCGCGCCCAATTAGGGCTGGACGACGGCGCATTTGTTTTGGGCATTGTAGCCCGAATCCAAACACATCGTCACTATGATGATTTATTTAAAGCCTTCGCCTCTTTTGTTGCAGAGGTACCGGAAGCGGTGCTCCTCGTCATCGGTCGCGGTACGAAGCAACAGGAACTCGCCTTTGAGCCTGTCCGATCCTTGGGCTTGCAGGAGCATGTACACTTTAGCGGATACTTGAATCAAGATAATTATGTAGGCGCCTTGAAAGCCATGGATGTCGGATTGTTTTTGACGCCGGGAACGGATGGCACCTGCCGCGCAGTCCGCGAAAAAATGGCCATGGGCAAAGCCATGATCTGTTCCGATCGCGGCATGCTCCCGGAAATCGTAGCGGATCATGAAACGGGATTGGTCACGGACGGCAGTCCTGAAGCACTGCTTCATGCCATGCGCGTACTCTATGAAGATACGGCGCGCCGCCGAGCTTATAGTAATGCTGCTTCCACTGCAGCGAAGTCACGCTTTAGTATGAACGCCTATGCTTCCTCTGTGATTTCAATCTACAAAGAAGTCCTTGATCGAAACACCAAAACCGTAAAGGATCGATAAGCGACCGGAGCGCTTCGCCCATGTTATTCGGAAACATTGATATCAAAGATCCCCTTTGCTTAGCTCCCATGGAAGACGTTACTGACCTTCCTTTCCGCAAGCTATGCAAAAGCTATGGCGCCGATGTGTTATACACGGAATTTGTCAATTGCGAGGCTGTCATCCGAAATGTCCCCTCAGAGCTGAACAAGTTTAAACTCAACGAAGATGAACACCCTATTGGCATCCAGCTTTACGGAAGCAATCCAGACTCTTTGGAGCGCGCCGCGGCACAAGCACAAACTTTGGGCAACCCCGATTTTATCGATATGAATTGTGGGTGTTGGGTACGAAAAATTGCCGGGCGCGGCGATGGTGCGGGCTTGCTGCGCGATTTGGATCGGCTCAGCGCAGCCGTTGCCGCGGTGCAACGAGGCAGCTCCGTTCCTGTTACAGTGAAAACACGGCTAGGGTGGGATGAGAATAGTCTCGTCATTCTCGAAGTGGCGCCCATGCTTGCACAAATGGGTATTCAGTCCCTCACCATACACTGCAGAACCCGCGTGCAAGGCTATTCCGGCACAGCAGATTGGAGTTGGATTCCAAAGATCAAAGAAGCTGCCCCCCACTTACCACTCATTGCCAATGGAGATATTTGTACGCCTCAGGATGTAGAAACGTGTTTTAATCTGGGAGCAGACGGGGTCATGATCGGCCGTGCCGCCATGCAAAAGCCTTGGGTATTCCGCACCATGCGGCATTACTTGGATCATGGAATCCTATTACCGGAACCCTCCCTCGATGAGCGCAAAGAAATGTGCATCAGTCATTTGAAAACACATGTTGAATTCCGCGGCGCACGGCGCGGCATTTATTCTTTTCGCCGCTACTATGGCGGCTACTTTAAAGGGACGGCTTACATTGGGAAACTCCGTCGTGAGTTAATGACCTTGATGATGCTTGACGAAATTATAGAAAAAATTCAAGGCTTTTCCGAAGAGTAGGCACGATCGCGGCAACCACGCTTCATTCCCATTTTTTCCCCTCCTTCTCCACAAAAAGACAAGAGGCGTCGCAGTCCTTTATTTTTTCCCCTTCACTAATCGCCGCTATGCAGCACGTCTACAACAGGCCTTTGGTGTGCAGAATTTTCCTTTTCCGTAGCGCTATTTGGTAGGACACCCCTCACCTCGCAACGATCCAAATACACTACTATTTAAAACAAATAAGTAGACTTAAATATTTCGGTTTCGTCCCACCATCTCAAGGTCTAATGACTTTTTCTTGGTGAATTTTAGAAAGCCTCCACAACGATTGTTTCTTATTTTTATAGATTTATTTTCAATCGAAATTAGAGTATAAAAAAAATAGCCCTATATACCAGGTGATTTAAAAGCCCTAAAAATCACCCTTTTGAAAAGGAAATCCTATTTGTCAACAATTTACCTTTTAAAATATGACGGGACTTAAAAAAAAATAGTCTTAAAAAGGGATTGACTTTTGTGGTAACTTTTAGTATAATCGTGGTAAAAGAAGGTTATTTTGTGGTATTTAGTGGTTGGTAGTGGAAACTAACGAATCGCGGATTAAACCATGTATTGCGGTGAAACACATAGCAAGATTGATGATAAAGGGCGTTTGAATTTTTCTTCGACCTTTAAAACAATCATGGAAGCAAAAGATCACTACACGTGGTATATTACGCGGGGCTATGACAACTGCCTTTTTCTTTTTGAAAAAATTCGGTGGGAAAAACTTATCACAGAAGAAATTCCTCAAGCCACCCTTGACCCGCGCAAAATGGATCTCCGTCGTTTTCTGGTGGGGGGATCGGTAAAATTGAACGTGGACAAACAATTCCGTATTTTGCTTCCGGAACATTTGCGTGAATATGCGGGCATTGATCGCGATGTGGCTATTTTGGGTTTGGAAGATCATATACAAATCTGGAGCTCCACCCGGTGGAATGAATATTTTGAGCGTAATGCGTCTACCTATAAACAATTGGCGGCCGAGGAATTTGGGATGAATGCATCCAAAGCCGCCGAACCCATGGAGGAGAACTGATATGATAGGTATTGAGCACTTTGAAAAAAATGGCGTAACCGTGTTGCGGCTGAATGGAGAAATCGAGGGGACTGTCAACCAGTTGCTCCGTGATGCCATATCCGCATGTGTCCGAAACAACCAGTATCATTTAGTACTCAATCTTAGTGCTGTTACCTTTGTGAGTTCGGAAGGTATTGGCACCATTGTGGAATACTTAGGTCATTTTCGTATGAACAAGGGCGACATCAAATTAGTTGGTCTTAATTTACAAAGCCGACGCCTTTTAGATTTGATGGGACTCTCCCGTGTATTTGCTATCTGCAAATTTGAATCGGTGGCAATGAAAGAATATTCGAAGGTGGCCGCTTAATTGTCCTGTGCTTACGGACGGGGCGTAGTGAAAAGAGATTTTATGGATCCGTCCCCCCAATTACATGTTCCCGTAATGGTGGAAGAAGCGCTGCATGCACTTCGAATACGCCGCGATGGGGTGTACGTGGAGGCCACAGCCGGAGCGGGCGGTCATGCAGAACGCATCGCGGCGCTTTTGTCCGGCGGGCGGCTTATCGCCTTAGATCGTGATCCTGCCGCGGTCGACCTCTCTCGGGAACGTCTCGCCAATTATCCATGGGCCACGGTAATCAAAGCCAATTACAGCGAGTTGCCGTCCGTGTTGGAAAAACTCGAGATTCAATCAGTGGACGGTATTCTCTTAGATGCAGGCATTTCCAGTATGCAAATCGACGCGTCAGAACGAGGCTTCTCCCTTGATCTGGACGGTCCGTTGGATATGCGCATGGATCCCACGGAAGAAGATCATGCCGCCAGTCGTTTGGCGCGCTGGGACAGCGACGAAATCGAACGAATTTTAAGAGAATACGGCGATGTCCGGCCCGCGGGACGAATAGCACGCGCCATTGTATCCCGCTGTAAAGCCAATCAAATGTACCGAACATCGCACTTGGCGGCGGCCGTACGGGAAGCGCTGGACTTTGTCAGGACTGAGCCGGAAGAAATCAGAACCGTCTTTCAAGCAGTCCGCATAGCCGTCAATGATGAATTGACCCACTTGAAAAAAGGGCTGGAGCAGGCGGCGGCGCATTTACAACCCGGTGGCCGGCTAGTCGTCATCTCTTTTCATAGCGGTGAAGATCGTGTTGTCAAACATTGCTTCCAAGCCTTCAGTCGGGTCACCACCCGCCTCCACCCTGACGGTCGAGTAGCCGAAACGATCCAACCGAAATACTGTGTTATCACTAAAAAACCGTTACAGCCCAGCAGAGAAGAAACCGCTGCCAATTCGCGCAGTAAGAGCGCGAAGATGCGGGTTCTTGAATGTATTCAATAGTCCATGAAAGGGTATTGCCATGATCCAAACAAGTGAAATCAAACGCAAACGCGCTCTTCTCGGATGGATAAAATGGATATCTTTGCCGTGTATACTTTTTGTTTTTATCATCTTTGATGTGTTCCTCAACATCCAAGTGCAAATTGATGATCGTATCATGGCAGAATTAAATAACGAATTTCTTCGCCTTGAAACTGAATTTCGCAATGAATCATCGCGCTTGTCCCTCGCTCGGGGAAGCATTGCCGATACCATTAAAAAAGCGGAAGAGATGGGCATGGTCGCCCCTGATATTGATCAACTCAAAACCGTCGCCTACCGATCTGTTCAACTTAACGTGATTGAACCCTTAGAAGCAGGTTTCGAGGTTGCCCAATCTTCTCCGTCTATTACGACTGTCAAACTGGCAGATTATGAGAAGGACAGCGCAACATCTTCCACACAATTCTTTGATGTGACTGTTGCATTGGCACAAGCCGCAAAAGAGCCTCAAGCAATAGAGGAAGCCGCGGAAGTTACGGACATATCCATAGCCTCTGATGAAGCTGTACTCGTGGAAGAATTGCCGGACATAAGTGCCGAAGATCCTGAACTGCAATCCCTTGGACTGGAAGAAATGCTGGCATCCCTTTAAAGGTTCATGGGGGACTTCAAGATGAATAGGATACCCCTTTATCGCTATACACTTGGAACCTCATTTGGAAAGGTGACACGATGAAAGGCCGCACACATTCTTATAACACGGAAAACGATCACCTTTCTTGTAGACAATCTGAACGCCACCTAAAGGCGCTGCGATTACTCTTCGGTTTATTTGCCTGCCTTTTTCTATTCATGCTTGCACGGCATACCCAACTCGTGTTTTTCCCGGGAAAAGAACTCTCCTCTGAGGCGCAGTACCACATTGGCGTCCAATATCTTGAGCAGCCCCGGGGCGAAATATTCGATCGAAATGGAATCGTATTAGCAACAAATCTTCCACTCCCTTCTCTTTGGGTAAATCCACATCATGTCAGCAATCCTGAAGAATTGGCCAATTATCTCAGTGTCTACTTAGATATACCTGAAGATGAAATCCTTCCGCGTCTCGCACGCCAATCTTCCACAGGAAAACGGCGCGATACCTTTCCTATAAAACGATGGATAAGAAACATTAAAACGGAAGAGCTGGAAGAAATAATCAGTAAGTTTGGAAAAGCGCTTTACATAAAGCAAGAGTCTATCCGTTCTTATCCTCACAACGATGTAGCCTCCCATTTACTTGGTTTTGTAAATTTAGATGGAAAAGCTTCCGAAGGAGTGGAGCTTGCCTATGATGACTATCTCCGCGGCCAACAAGGCAAATACGAAGGTCGAAAAGATAGTTCCCGCAAGATACTGCCTTCTAGCATTTTTTCTTATAAAGAACCCGAAGGCGGCGATATGCTGCAACTGACCATCGATTGTACTATTCAAAATATGTTGGAAGAAGAATTGGACAATCGCATGGAAGATGTCGGAGCAAAAGCAGCCATGGGCATGTTAATGGATCCGCAGACGGGCGCTATCTATGCCCTTGCCAGCCGCCCCGCGTTCAATCCGAATGACTATGCGACGACTCCTGCCGAATTTCGTAAAAACAAAGCTTTGATCGATGTATTTGAGCCGGGTTCTGCCTTCAAGATTGTTGTGGCATCGGCAGCCCTTGAGTTGGGCATTGTCACGCCTGAAACCTTAATCAATTGCGAGAATGGCGCGTTCAATCCCTACGGTCACAGAATCCGAGACTTCCATCCCAATGGTGTTATTCCCTTCTCAAGAGCCTTTGAAGAATCCAGTAACATTGCCATGATTAAACTGGGTGCTCAAGTAGGTCCGGAGCGCTTCGAATCTTGGATTCGGCTTTTTGGTTTTGGCGCCAAGACAAGTACAGACTTTAAGTTTGAAAGCGTCGGATTATTCCGAAGCCGAGATAAATGGTCGCGCTTGAGCATGGGCTCCTTGCCTATGGGTCAAGAAATCGCCGTTACCATACCGCAATTGGTTCAGGCATTTTCGGTCATTGCAAATGGCGGTTATCTTGTGCAACCCTATTTTGTTGAGAAAACAGAGAACCGTTTCGGCGAAACCACCTATCAATATGAAATGCCGCCGGCAAAGCGGATTTTATCGCCCCAGACGGCGGATACCATGCGCCAACTCTGTTATCAAGTGGTATTGAATGGAACAGGAAAGACCGCCGCCATTCCAGAATATCATGTTGGCGGCAAGACAGGAACGGCGCAAATGGCACGCCTGAATGGCAAAGGCTATGATCCCGACCGATACACGGCTGTGTTTGCCGGTTTCGCGCCTGTCGATAATCCACGTATTGCCGCCGTAATCGTCGTTCAAGAACCTTCCATTCGTCAGCGCTGGGGCGGACACGTGTGCGGTCCCATCTTTCAAAAGGTAGTCCGTGAAGCGCTCATTCGTTTGCAAGTGCCGATGGATGAAAAAGTCGATCCTAAATCGGGCGAAAAAAGTCCCGCATCAACCATCATGGCACGAGAAACACGGACTGCAGAAGATCAGCTGCTCCGACGCGATACCATGCCGGAAGTGTTTGAGGACATCGGTGTTGCCGACGCCGACACAGCAAGCCCCCGACCAAGTCCTGATGAACTGGATTTGGATAAAGATTTGGCGCTTCTCATAACACCATTAGATAAACTCGCTCTCATGCCGGGGCAACAGATTGATGAGAATTCCAATCATGCATTGCCTGATCTGAGCGGCATGAGCAAATCCGAGGCGCGGCATTGTCTGCAGCGCATGGGGATAATCCTCGACGCGCAAGGCGCGGGATGGGTAGAATCACAGTCGATTCCACCGGGTACGGTTTTGGAAAAGGGTGCTACCTGTACCGTATTTTTTGCTGACAAAATCCCTCGGAGTACAAGCAATGACACAGGATGATATAATCGCAATTCTGGGTCTCCCCCATCCGCTTCCTTGCTTTTCTTTCGACTCTGTAACGGAAGATTCTCGACGTGTTAAAAAAAATTCTCTTTTTATCGCACTGCAAGGAGAACAACAAGACGGTCATGATTTTGCAGCTGCCGCAGCGGCGGCGGGTGCAACAGCAATTTTGGGTAATCGCCCGGCAATAACAGCACTAAATGCTTTGCCTTACATTTATTATGAATCACCCCGTCGCGCAGCGGGATTGCTTGCCCATGGACTGTACGGCAATCCAAGCGAACAACAATGCGTAATCGGCGTTACCGGCACCAACGGCAAAACGACTGTATCTTTTTTGACACAACATATTTTGAAGACTGCCGGACGGGCTTGCGCGAATTTTGGAACGCTGGGCTATGATCTGGGAAAAACACAAGAAGACGCGCCCCATACCACGCCCTTTGGTGAGTCCTTGGCGGCACTTTTCGCCGAGGCGCTCAACCAAGGAAGTGACCATGTAGTCATGGAAGTGAGTTCCCATGCCTTGGCGCAGGAACGTGTCGCCGGCATTTCTTTCAATGTGGCAGCATTCACGAACCTGACCCAAGATCATTTAGATTTTCACAAAGATATGGAATCCTATCTGCAAGCGAAACGTATGTTATTCGAAAGCGTGAATAAGACGTTACAAAAAGGAAAGGGGTCGTCGCCTTGCTTCGGTGTGATCAATGTCGATGATCCCCACGCTGCTGATTTTGAAGCATCCCTTCCTGATCACTGCCGAAGCTATGGCGCCCAAGGGATGATAAAAGCGGAAGAGCGCCTTCTTTCTGACATGGGCGCAACCTTTAAGGTCGTAACGCCTTGGGGCGACCACGTCATACATTCCCGCATGCTGGGAACCCACAACGTTCTTAACGCACTGTGCGCTATTGGCATCACCACCGGACTCGGTCTGTCTTTGGACGAGATCGCTTCCGGCATTGAAACATTTCCCGGTGTGCCCGGCCGCTTTGAGGCGGTTGATGCAGGACAGCCCTTTCAAATCATCGTGGATTACGCCCATACGGATGATGGTCTCCGCAATGCACTCTCTGCAGCCCGCGCGATTTGTAAAGGACGCCTTATCGTGGTTTTCGGCTGCGGCGGCGACCGAGACAAAGGCAAACGCCCTAAAATGGGGAGTGTTGCGGCAGAGTTAGCGGATTATGTCGTATTGACTTCCGATAATCCCCGCACTGAAGATCCTTACCGTATTTTATTGGATGTAGAAATGGGACTCCAGCGCAAAGGGAAAAGTAAACACGATCATTATGCGGTTATTGAATCAAGGCGCGAAGCCATTGCTTTTGCTGTACATATGGCGCAGCCGGCTGACCTGATTTTAATTGCGGGCAAAGGTCATGAAACCTATCAAATCATCGGCACAGAACGCCGTCATTTTGATGACCGCGAAGAGGCACGGCGCGCTGTTTTGGAGCATGTAACATGAGCCTTTCATATACACTGGAAAAGGCAGCAACTATGATGGGGCTATCCGTAGCGCCTACGGATAACGCTCGCGCCGTTACCGGTGTATCCACAGATACGCGAAGCTTGGCGCCGGGCGATCTTTTCTTCGCACTCCAAGGCGATAATTTCGACGGCAACACCTTTATAGCTGAAGCTTTTGCCCGTGGCGCCTCGGCGGCAGTTACCACCATCCAACAGACGGGCGGCCCTTGCCTTGTTCATCCTGAACCTTTGCAGCTTCTTCAACGCTTTGCAAAAGAGCACAGGCGACAAAGTCCCGCCACAGTTATTGCAATCACCGGCTCCTGCGGCAAGACAACGACGAAAGATTTCGCAGCAGCATTGCTCGCCTCTCAATATGCGGTGACAAAAACACAAGGAAATTTAAACAACGAAATCGGCTGTCCCCTCTCGTTGCTGCACATCTCCTCAAGCACCCAATATGCCCTCATAGAAATGGGTGCAAATCATCGCGGTGAAATTGCTTTTTTATGTGATATGGCACAGCCCAACGAATCCGCTATTACCATGATCGCGCCTGCCCATCTGGAAGGCTTTGGAAGTCTGGACGCTGTCGCCCAAACGAAAGGTGAGATCGTTGATGCGCTCGGTGACCAAGGCTGCTTCTACGTAAATGTTGATGATCCGCACTGTGTCGCTATGGCGGCGCGTCATAAGGGAGACAAAATCCTTCTTGGAAGTCATGGTGATGTGGTTCTTGAATCGCTGCAATTCGATGAATCCGGCGAAATGCTCCTCACCATCCATCCTATAGGAACAATTCGACTTCCCCTTGTTGTTAAAGCCCATAGCACCGGCGTATTATTTGCGGTAGCAATGGGACTTAGGCACGGCATCAGCGAATTTGAAGGGCCCTTACGTGAAGCCTGTAAAAATACAGCGCGCTTTAAAGTGCTGTCTTTTCATGATCGCGTCATCTTGGATGACAGTTATAATGCCAATCCGGCAAGCATGACAGCGGCATTGCAAACCTTATCGGATTATCCAGGCAACAAGAAGATCGCCGTTCTCGGCAGCATGTTTGAATTGGGTGATAGATCGAAAGACTTACACGAAGAAGTTGGGCGAAGTGCCGGCCGCCTGCAAATAGATCGCCTTTTTGCCCTGGGCCCCGATGCAGCACACTTGGTCTCCGGCGCCCGTGCTGAAGGCTTGACCCATGCAACAGCCTATGAAAGCCATGATGCAATTGCTGAAGCGCTGCGTGCATCCTTTTTGCCCGGAGATGTACTCTTATTAAAAGGGTCACGAGGCATGGCAATGGAAACCATCATAGGACTCCTAGACACTCTTTTAACTTCATCATTGTAAAGGAAATAAATTAATGGCGTGGTTTTTGGCGGAACTGCTTTCAGATCATTTTCGACTGATTAATATATTGAGTTATCACACCGTTCGTGCCGGCGGCGCAGCATTTACTGCCTTTTTCTTGTGTGTTTTATTGGGACCGAAAGTAATCGCTCGGTTGCGCCAACAAAAAATTGGCCAATATATCCGTCAAGATCATGTCGAAAATCTCCATCAAATCCACAAAGGCAAGGCAGGTACGCCGACGATGGGCGGCATTTTAATTTTGGCGTCAATGCTTATTTCTCTTTTTATTTGGGGACGCTTTTCCAACCGGATGCTCTGGATTGCGCTGTTAGTAGTCTTGTTCATGGGAGCTGTCGGCTTTGTCGATGATTACATCAAGATAAAACGCAAACACAACACGGGTTTAAGTGCCCGCGCTAAGTTCACCGGTCAGATTCTTACGGGCTTATTGCTGGGCATTTATCTGGTCAACAGTCCTATCACCGTGGGCGCGTCTTTCATCTATCCCAGAGACATTGAAGACTGGGACGCTTTAGAAGGAGGTCTGATTGAAGCATCTCAGGACGAGACCCGTTCTGCCCGGGCAAAATTGTGGAATCTTTTTCCTGAGGGGACCCGAGCACTCTTGTTGGCAGAACAACAACAAGAGGACATTACTGAAGAGAATCGAAGCACTGTTTTAATGGGTTTAAACAGTGTGCTCCGCGACAAATCGCTCTATGAGGCCGCCCTTTGGCCCGAAGCAGCGTTCAATCCTGAATTAACCGATCTGCTGCAGCGGGGAATCCAGTCCCTGAATGAACGCGAAACAGTTCGTTTGAATCGGCTTTTGGTCGAATCGATTTTTCCCGATGCCATTGCAGCAAGTATGACAAATCTGCACACGAGTCTCGGCATCCCCGGACTCAAAGAAGTCTTCTTCCCCTTGGGCATCTTTTATATTTTCTTTGTGATCCTCGTCATTGTAAGTATCACCAACGCCGTTAATTTGACGGACGGATTGGATGGCCTTGCCGGAGGCATCTCAATCGTTTCTATCTTAGCCTTTTCAGGGGTCGCCTATATTGTGAGCCGTGCGGATTGGTCTCATTATCTCTTTTTGACCTATGTACCGGAAGCCAGCGAACTATTTGTTTTCGGCGGCGCATTGCTTGGCGCAGGCATGGGCTTTTTATGGTTTAATTGCCATCCTGCAGAAATATTTATGGGTGATACCGGTTCTCTTGCATTGGGCGGCGCCATCGGTGCTCTTGCGCTCCTGACCAAGCAAGAATTACTGCTTCCTTTGGTTTCGGGCATGTTCGTACTTGAAGCGCTCAGTGTCGTGATTCAGGTCATTTCTTTTAAACTCACGGGCAAGCGTGTTTTTCGCATGGCACCCTTGCATCATCATTTTGAGCTGTGCGGCTGGGTCGAGACTAAAGTCACGATGCGTTTTTGGATTGTAGCTTTACTTTT includes the following:
- a CDS encoding tRNA-dihydrouridine synthase, with the translated sequence MLFGNIDIKDPLCLAPMEDVTDLPFRKLCKSYGADVLYTEFVNCEAVIRNVPSELNKFKLNEDEHPIGIQLYGSNPDSLERAAAQAQTLGNPDFIDMNCGCWVRKIAGRGDGAGLLRDLDRLSAAVAAVQRGSSVPVTVKTRLGWDENSLVILEVAPMLAQMGIQSLTIHCRTRVQGYSGTADWSWIPKIKEAAPHLPLIANGDICTPQDVETCFNLGADGVMIGRAAMQKPWVFRTMRHYLDHGILLPEPSLDERKEMCISHLKTHVEFRGARRGIYSFRRYYGGYFKGTAYIGKLRRELMTLMMLDEIIEKIQGFSEE
- a CDS encoding transpeptidase family protein, encoding MKGRTHSYNTENDHLSCRQSERHLKALRLLFGLFACLFLFMLARHTQLVFFPGKELSSEAQYHIGVQYLEQPRGEIFDRNGIVLATNLPLPSLWVNPHHVSNPEELANYLSVYLDIPEDEILPRLARQSSTGKRRDTFPIKRWIRNIKTEELEEIISKFGKALYIKQESIRSYPHNDVASHLLGFVNLDGKASEGVELAYDDYLRGQQGKYEGRKDSSRKILPSSIFSYKEPEGGDMLQLTIDCTIQNMLEEELDNRMEDVGAKAAMGMLMDPQTGAIYALASRPAFNPNDYATTPAEFRKNKALIDVFEPGSAFKIVVASAALELGIVTPETLINCENGAFNPYGHRIRDFHPNGVIPFSRAFEESSNIAMIKLGAQVGPERFESWIRLFGFGAKTSTDFKFESVGLFRSRDKWSRLSMGSLPMGQEIAVTIPQLVQAFSVIANGGYLVQPYFVEKTENRFGETTYQYEMPPAKRILSPQTADTMRQLCYQVVLNGTGKTAAIPEYHVGGKTGTAQMARLNGKGYDPDRYTAVFAGFAPVDNPRIAAVIVVQEPSIRQRWGGHVCGPIFQKVVREALIRLQVPMDEKVDPKSGEKSPASTIMARETRTAEDQLLRRDTMPEVFEDIGVADADTASPRPSPDELDLDKDLALLITPLDKLALMPGQQIDENSNHALPDLSGMSKSEARHCLQRMGIILDAQGAGWVESQSIPPGTVLEKGATCTVFFADKIPRSTSNDTG
- a CDS encoding glycosyltransferase family 4 protein produces the protein MNPPPLHVLHLFSNGKWTGPAELVLNLCRALREEGLSLDFACSPRTGSGFNKVQEEARKYGIEPLTFLHLPKHRHPLRNWQDIRSLRQHLQAKHYDLIHCHLDNDTLIALKATASMPHLPVIRSSYEGVGFSHTRRHKKLVLRSNAIIEASERARHADQVQFSAAPEKFYVVDSAIDLQRFNPERALPDMRAQLGLDDGAFVLGIVARIQTHRHYDDLFKAFASFVAEVPEAVLLVIGRGTKQQELAFEPVRSLGLQEHVHFSGYLNQDNYVGALKAMDVGLFLTPGTDGTCRAVREKMAMGKAMICSDRGMLPEIVADHETGLVTDGSPEALLHAMRVLYEDTARRRAYSNAASTAAKSRFSMNAYASSVISIYKEVLDRNTKTVKDR
- a CDS encoding UDP-N-acetylmuramoyl-L-alanyl-D-glutamate--2,6-diaminopimelate ligase, with the protein product MTQDDIIAILGLPHPLPCFSFDSVTEDSRRVKKNSLFIALQGEQQDGHDFAAAAAAAGATAILGNRPAITALNALPYIYYESPRRAAGLLAHGLYGNPSEQQCVIGVTGTNGKTTVSFLTQHILKTAGRACANFGTLGYDLGKTQEDAPHTTPFGESLAALFAEALNQGSDHVVMEVSSHALAQERVAGISFNVAAFTNLTQDHLDFHKDMESYLQAKRMLFESVNKTLQKGKGSSPCFGVINVDDPHAADFEASLPDHCRSYGAQGMIKAEERLLSDMGATFKVVTPWGDHVIHSRMLGTHNVLNALCAIGITTGLGLSLDEIASGIETFPGVPGRFEAVDAGQPFQIIVDYAHTDDGLRNALSAARAICKGRLIVVFGCGGDRDKGKRPKMGSVAAELADYVVLTSDNPRTEDPYRILLDVEMGLQRKGKSKHDHYAVIESRREAIAFAVHMAQPADLILIAGKGHETYQIIGTERRHFDDREEARRAVLEHVT
- the rsmH gene encoding 16S rRNA (cytosine(1402)-N(4))-methyltransferase RsmH, translated to MDPSPQLHVPVMVEEALHALRIRRDGVYVEATAGAGGHAERIAALLSGGRLIALDRDPAAVDLSRERLANYPWATVIKANYSELPSVLEKLEIQSVDGILLDAGISSMQIDASERGFSLDLDGPLDMRMDPTEEDHAASRLARWDSDEIERILREYGDVRPAGRIARAIVSRCKANQMYRTSHLAAAVREALDFVRTEPEEIRTVFQAVRIAVNDELTHLKKGLEQAAAHLQPGGRLVVISFHSGEDRVVKHCFQAFSRVTTRLHPDGRVAETIQPKYCVITKKPLQPSREETAANSRSKSAKMRVLECIQ
- a CDS encoding STAS domain-containing protein produces the protein MIGIEHFEKNGVTVLRLNGEIEGTVNQLLRDAISACVRNNQYHLVLNLSAVTFVSSEGIGTIVEYLGHFRMNKGDIKLVGLNLQSRRLLDLMGLSRVFAICKFESVAMKEYSKVAA